In the genome of Myxococcus stipitatus, one region contains:
- a CDS encoding DNA topoisomerase IV subunit A, producing MRAEAEKKTPKKQGGGGGASGAAGGGGGDGFVPASLAEEARRRYINYALSVITSRALPDVRDGLKPVQRRILYGMWNDLNLSFDTKYQKCAQVVGAIMGRYHPHGDASIYDALVRMAQDFSLRYPLVDGHGNFGSLDGDSAAAYRYTECRLDKLATEMLGELERKTVDFRPTYDGTRNEPIVIPARVPQLLMNGTTGIAVGMATNIPPHHLGELVDALVALIENPALLTKDLLKFVKGPDFPTGGQILNDKKELREIYEAGQGSIRIRGEWDTEELKRGGQQIIVTSIPYTVNKSTLVAKIGDLVRERKLPLIVDVRDESTKDVRIVLELKKDANAELVMAYLYKHTPLQTTFGVNLTCLVPSEDNPEVGTPKRLDLKSILQYFLDFRFGVVTRRFQHELGELQKRVHLLEGFEKAYDALDEIIRIIRQSEGKQDAAQKLMTRFKLDELQVDAILEMKLYKLARLEILVVQKELKEKRAEIKRIEGILRDKKKVWSTVKDELGEIKGLYNDKRRTKIGGAGSEEVEFSADAFIADEDAHVVLTRDGWVKRVREVKDPSSTRLREGDAVMAVLAGSLKANLVLFSNFGTAYVTRFNDIPASTGYGDPVQKLFKFDDGERVVAAWSLDSRLSHPAKLVGVTKQGMGMRFLLEPHLEVSTRAGRRYAKTGEGDEIIGVHEAGEKDLLAVLTRKTNALVCKVAEVNELAGPGKGVTVIKVDDDDQVVEFLVTAPNQKDAKIDFETQKGRKLQLAPTKYGVTGRGGKGHEMSKRDAVADVSRNVVFIPLPEKKD from the coding sequence ATGCGCGCAGAAGCCGAAAAGAAGACGCCGAAGAAGCAAGGGGGCGGGGGTGGAGCCTCAGGCGCGGCGGGCGGTGGTGGTGGTGATGGGTTCGTCCCGGCCTCGCTGGCCGAAGAGGCGCGGCGCCGGTACATCAACTACGCCCTGTCGGTCATCACCTCACGTGCCCTCCCGGACGTGCGCGACGGCCTCAAGCCCGTGCAGCGCCGCATCCTGTACGGCATGTGGAACGACCTGAACCTGTCGTTCGACACGAAGTACCAGAAGTGCGCGCAGGTCGTCGGCGCCATCATGGGCCGCTACCACCCGCACGGCGACGCCTCCATCTACGACGCGCTCGTGCGCATGGCGCAGGACTTCTCCCTGCGCTACCCGCTGGTGGACGGGCACGGCAACTTCGGCTCGCTGGACGGCGACTCGGCCGCCGCCTACCGCTACACCGAGTGCCGCCTGGACAAGCTGGCCACCGAGATGCTCGGGGAGCTCGAGCGCAAGACGGTGGACTTCCGGCCCACCTACGACGGCACCCGCAACGAGCCCATCGTCATCCCCGCGCGCGTGCCCCAGCTGCTGATGAACGGCACCACGGGCATCGCCGTGGGCATGGCCACCAACATCCCGCCCCACCACCTGGGCGAGCTGGTGGACGCGCTGGTCGCGCTCATCGAGAACCCCGCGCTGCTCACCAAGGACCTGCTCAAGTTCGTCAAGGGGCCGGACTTCCCCACCGGCGGGCAGATCCTCAACGACAAGAAGGAGCTGCGGGAGATCTACGAGGCGGGCCAGGGCAGCATCCGCATCCGTGGCGAGTGGGACACCGAGGAGCTCAAGCGCGGTGGCCAGCAGATCATCGTCACCTCCATCCCGTACACGGTGAACAAGTCCACGCTGGTCGCGAAGATTGGCGACCTGGTGCGCGAGCGGAAGCTGCCGCTCATCGTCGACGTGCGCGACGAGTCCACCAAGGACGTGCGCATCGTCCTGGAGCTCAAGAAGGACGCCAACGCCGAGCTGGTGATGGCGTACCTCTACAAGCACACGCCGCTGCAGACGACGTTCGGCGTCAACCTCACGTGCCTGGTTCCCAGCGAGGACAACCCGGAGGTCGGCACGCCCAAGCGGTTGGACCTCAAGTCCATCCTCCAGTACTTCCTCGACTTCCGCTTCGGCGTCGTCACACGGCGCTTCCAGCACGAGCTGGGAGAGCTGCAGAAGCGCGTCCACCTGCTCGAGGGCTTCGAGAAGGCCTACGACGCGCTGGATGAGATCATCCGCATCATCCGCCAGTCCGAGGGCAAGCAGGACGCCGCCCAGAAGTTGATGACGCGCTTCAAGCTGGACGAGCTCCAGGTGGACGCCATCCTGGAGATGAAGCTCTACAAGCTGGCCCGCCTCGAGATTCTCGTGGTCCAGAAGGAGCTCAAGGAGAAGCGCGCGGAGATCAAGCGCATCGAGGGCATCCTCCGCGACAAGAAGAAGGTCTGGTCCACCGTCAAGGACGAGCTGGGCGAGATCAAGGGCCTGTACAACGACAAGCGCCGCACGAAGATTGGTGGCGCGGGCTCCGAGGAAGTGGAGTTCAGCGCGGACGCGTTCATCGCGGACGAGGACGCCCACGTGGTCCTCACCCGCGACGGCTGGGTCAAGCGCGTGCGCGAGGTGAAGGACCCGTCCTCCACGCGTCTGCGCGAGGGCGACGCGGTGATGGCGGTGCTGGCCGGCAGCCTCAAGGCCAACCTGGTGCTCTTCAGCAACTTCGGCACCGCGTACGTCACGCGCTTCAACGACATCCCCGCGTCCACGGGCTACGGCGACCCGGTGCAGAAGCTGTTCAAGTTCGACGACGGCGAGCGCGTGGTGGCCGCCTGGTCGCTGGACTCCCGGCTGTCGCACCCGGCGAAGCTCGTCGGCGTGACGAAGCAGGGCATGGGCATGCGCTTCCTGCTGGAGCCGCACCTGGAGGTCTCCACGCGCGCGGGTCGTCGCTACGCGAAGACGGGCGAGGGCGATGAGATCATCGGCGTGCACGAGGCGGGAGAGAAGGACCTGCTCGCGGTGCTGACCAGGAAGACCAACGCCCTGGTGTGCAAGGTGGCGGAGGTCAACGAGCTGGCCGGCCCGGGCAAGGGCGTCACCGTCATCAAGGTGGATGACGACGACCAGGTGGTGGAGTTCCTCGTCACCGCGCCCAACCAGAAGGACGCGAAGATCGATTTCGAGACGCAGAAGGGCCGCAAGCTGCAGCTCGCCCCCACGAAGTACGGGGTGACGGGTCGCGGCGGCAAGGGCCACGAGATGTCCAAGCGCGACGCGGTGGCGGACGTGAGCAGGAACGTCGTCTTCATCCCGTTGCCCGAGAAGAAGGACTAG
- a CDS encoding MBL fold metallo-hydrolase: MADPYVRQLKLGPMDNFVYLVGAAGSPDVVVVDPAWDVAAIEQAAAEDGKRLAGAFVSHCHFDHINGLPDLLSRHDIPVYAQREEVEFSAELRELKDALRPLGPGDVVPVGTARFQALHTPGHTPGSHCLLAGDSLVSGDTLFINGCGRCDMKGGDPEAMYRSLSQVLLKVPDSTRLWPGHDYADVPVAAMGDVRRLNPYFSYPDVASFVAFRMRPRK; encoded by the coding sequence ATGGCAGACCCGTACGTGCGGCAGCTCAAGCTGGGACCCATGGACAACTTCGTCTACCTGGTCGGCGCGGCGGGCTCGCCCGACGTCGTGGTGGTGGACCCCGCGTGGGACGTCGCGGCCATCGAGCAGGCCGCCGCGGAGGACGGCAAGCGCCTCGCGGGCGCCTTCGTCTCGCACTGCCACTTCGACCACATCAACGGACTGCCGGACCTGCTGTCGCGGCACGACATCCCGGTCTATGCCCAGCGCGAAGAGGTGGAGTTCAGCGCGGAGCTGCGCGAGCTGAAGGATGCGCTGCGCCCGCTGGGGCCCGGGGATGTCGTGCCCGTGGGCACCGCGCGCTTCCAGGCGCTCCACACGCCCGGCCACACCCCGGGCTCGCACTGCCTGCTCGCGGGGGATTCACTGGTGTCCGGCGACACGCTGTTCATCAACGGCTGCGGCCGGTGCGACATGAAGGGCGGGGACCCGGAGGCGATGTACCGCTCGCTGTCGCAGGTGCTGCTGAAGGTGCCGGACTCGACGCGGCTGTGGCCAGGACACGACTACGCGGATGTGCCTGTGGCGGCGATGGGCGACGTGCGGCGGCTCAATCCGTACTTCTCCTATCCGGATGTCGCCTCGTTCGTCGCGTTCAGGATGCGGCCGCGGAAGTGA
- a CDS encoding M50 family metallopeptidase: MRTASGAQLDFGRLALLLVMLGVGWYFWDAPAFWPLKLLVVMMHESGHALATLLVGGSVDRIHLAADESGACLSRLPPGVFRQIAVYSGGYLGSAVAGAGLLLATFRFRLRRWVLGAASVWLVVMGVLYAGDSFTLAFCVGTAVVLGLGAKLLPDGAVDFVNLFIAAFTALYAVFDLRDDLWNSAVRSRSDAALLADLTYVPAVVWAALWTLLAVGLLGFTAYRSLHSRPPSLQMPAVGTRARGRA; this comes from the coding sequence ATGAGGACCGCCAGCGGAGCACAGCTCGATTTCGGCCGCCTGGCCCTCCTCCTCGTGATGCTGGGGGTGGGTTGGTACTTCTGGGACGCCCCCGCCTTCTGGCCGCTGAAGCTGCTGGTGGTGATGATGCACGAGAGCGGGCACGCGCTCGCCACGCTCCTGGTGGGGGGCTCGGTGGACCGCATCCATCTGGCGGCGGACGAATCCGGAGCCTGCCTGTCCCGCCTGCCTCCAGGCGTCTTCCGCCAGATTGCCGTCTACTCGGGTGGCTACCTGGGCAGCGCGGTGGCCGGGGCGGGGCTGCTGCTGGCCACGTTCCGCTTCCGGCTGCGTCGCTGGGTGCTGGGCGCCGCGAGCGTGTGGCTGGTCGTCATGGGCGTGCTGTACGCGGGCGACAGCTTCACGCTGGCGTTCTGCGTGGGCACGGCCGTCGTCCTCGGCCTGGGGGCGAAGCTGCTGCCGGATGGCGCGGTGGACTTCGTGAACCTCTTCATCGCCGCCTTCACCGCGCTGTACGCGGTGTTCGACCTGCGCGATGACCTGTGGAACAGCGCGGTGCGCTCGCGCAGCGACGCGGCCCTCCTGGCCGACCTCACCTACGTGCCCGCGGTCGTCTGGGCCGCGCTGTGGACCCTGCTTGCCGTGGGGCTGCTCGGCTTCACCGCGTACCGCTCCCTGCACAGCCGTCCCCCGAGCCTCCAGATGCCCGCGGTGGGCACCCGCGCCCGCGGCAGGGCCTGA
- a CDS encoding S46 family peptidase yields the protein MKKTLLLLSLVAAPALAGEGKWTPQQVLELDPAWLRAQGLQVPPKKLWDPQRGTGLLAGAVNVGGCTGAFISSTGLIITNHHCAYGLIQEHSSPERDLLTTGFLASERKDELPGKGARVQVPRSFTDVTAQVLAAVPEGADDAARFKAIERKQKELVAECEKRPATRCQVATFDGGVNYTLVDSVELLDTRLVYAPPRGVGEYGGEEDNWMWPRHTGDFAIIRAYTAPDGSSAPFNEKNIPHKAEFFFPLATEGVKPGDFVMVLGYPGRTYRALLAEEMAERQSRVYPRMRDVYGEAIRILEEEGEKDAAGKIAVASVLKGLHNGYKNAGGQLAGLKRGNIVEKQRQSEAEVAAWIAKKSANAKGAATWTSAVKAREELLAAQQANAKVFEREFLLGAAPRLARGPAAAVTLARLAAERAKPDMERRPEYMEREHARIKDRLEREQKNLFVPAEKRLLTAFVRRAQALGADERITAVDKHFGKAFVEKDVAAKVDAMYAGTQVLTLAERMKMVTETTAQLQARKDPMLAFGLDLAREMEEMDEAVDRRQGMALRLRPEWRKAVLAHAGKPVAPDANSTLRVTFAKVQGYAPRDGAVYTPQTTLAGMMAKNTGEDPFDVPERVAKVAEAKRYGAWLDRKLKDVPVNFLSDADTTGGNSGSPTVNGKGQLVGVNFDRVWENVANDFGYNPEVARNVNVDVRYVLWMLDQVENADVLLKELGVRKNSPMAAEIR from the coding sequence ATGAAGAAGACGCTCCTCTTGCTCTCGCTCGTGGCTGCCCCGGCTTTGGCCGGGGAAGGGAAGTGGACCCCTCAGCAGGTCCTGGAACTGGACCCGGCGTGGTTGCGTGCCCAGGGCCTCCAGGTACCTCCCAAGAAGCTCTGGGACCCCCAGCGCGGCACCGGCCTGCTCGCGGGCGCGGTGAACGTGGGCGGATGCACGGGAGCGTTCATCTCCTCCACGGGCCTCATCATCACCAACCACCACTGCGCCTACGGCCTCATCCAGGAGCACAGCTCGCCGGAGCGAGACCTGCTCACCACGGGCTTCCTGGCCTCGGAGCGCAAGGACGAACTGCCCGGCAAGGGCGCGCGCGTGCAGGTGCCTCGCAGCTTCACGGACGTGACGGCGCAGGTGCTCGCCGCGGTGCCCGAGGGCGCGGATGACGCCGCCCGCTTCAAGGCCATCGAGCGCAAGCAGAAGGAGCTGGTGGCCGAGTGTGAGAAGCGTCCGGCCACGCGCTGTCAGGTGGCGACCTTCGACGGGGGCGTGAACTACACGCTGGTCGACTCGGTCGAGCTGTTGGATACGCGGCTCGTCTATGCCCCGCCTCGGGGCGTGGGTGAGTACGGCGGCGAGGAGGACAACTGGATGTGGCCGCGCCACACCGGCGACTTCGCCATCATCCGGGCCTACACCGCGCCGGATGGCTCGTCCGCGCCGTTCAACGAGAAGAACATCCCGCACAAGGCGGAGTTCTTCTTCCCGCTCGCCACCGAGGGCGTGAAGCCGGGCGACTTCGTGATGGTGCTGGGCTACCCGGGGCGCACCTATCGCGCGCTGCTCGCGGAGGAGATGGCGGAGCGCCAGTCGCGCGTCTATCCGCGCATGCGCGACGTGTACGGCGAGGCCATCCGCATCCTTGAGGAGGAGGGAGAGAAGGACGCGGCCGGGAAGATCGCCGTCGCGTCGGTGCTCAAGGGCCTGCACAACGGCTACAAGAACGCGGGCGGGCAGCTGGCGGGCCTGAAGCGCGGCAACATCGTGGAGAAGCAGCGCCAGTCGGAGGCCGAGGTCGCCGCCTGGATTGCGAAGAAGAGCGCGAACGCCAAGGGCGCCGCGACGTGGACGTCCGCGGTCAAGGCGCGCGAGGAGCTGCTCGCCGCGCAGCAGGCCAACGCGAAGGTGTTCGAGCGTGAGTTCCTGCTCGGGGCGGCGCCGCGCCTCGCCCGAGGCCCCGCCGCGGCGGTGACGCTGGCTCGCCTGGCGGCCGAGCGCGCGAAGCCGGACATGGAGCGCCGCCCGGAGTACATGGAGCGCGAGCACGCCCGCATCAAGGACCGCCTGGAGCGCGAGCAGAAGAACCTCTTCGTTCCCGCCGAGAAGCGCCTGCTGACGGCCTTCGTGCGGCGCGCGCAGGCCCTGGGCGCCGACGAGCGCATCACCGCGGTGGACAAGCACTTCGGCAAGGCCTTCGTGGAGAAGGACGTGGCCGCGAAGGTGGACGCGATGTACGCGGGCACGCAGGTGCTGACGCTCGCCGAGCGCATGAAGATGGTGACGGAGACGACGGCGCAGCTGCAGGCGCGCAAGGACCCGATGCTCGCGTTCGGCCTGGACCTGGCTCGGGAGATGGAGGAGATGGACGAGGCGGTGGACCGCCGCCAGGGCATGGCGCTGCGGCTGCGGCCGGAGTGGCGCAAGGCCGTGCTCGCGCATGCGGGCAAGCCGGTGGCGCCGGACGCCAACTCGACGCTGCGGGTGACGTTCGCCAAGGTGCAGGGGTACGCCCCTCGCGACGGCGCGGTGTACACGCCGCAGACGACGCTGGCGGGCATGATGGCGAAGAACACCGGCGAGGACCCCTTCGACGTGCCCGAGCGCGTGGCGAAGGTGGCCGAGGCGAAGCGGTATGGCGCGTGGCTGGACCGGAAGCTGAAGGACGTGCCGGTGAACTTCCTGTCGGACGCGGACACCACGGGCGGCAACTCCGGCAGTCCCACGGTGAACGGCAAGGGCCAGCTGGTGGGCGTCAACTTCGACCGCGTCTGGGAGAATGTGGCCAACGACTTCGGCTACAACCCGGAGGTGGCTCGCAACGTCAACGTGGACGTGCGGTATGTCTTGTGGATGTTGGACCAGGTGGAGAACGCGGACGTTCTCCTGAAGGAGCTGGGCGTGCGCAAGAACTCGCCAATGGCGGCGGAGATTCGCTGA
- a CDS encoding ADP-ribosylglycohydrolase family protein, protein MSSSGRPVDHAERMARALLSLEGLSVGDGFGERFFAARSLVAESVAARRMPAPPWPYTDDTEMALALVQVLDEHGRVEQDRLAQLFAKRFRDNPYRGYGGGAIEILERIHLDMDWRPVSSQVFNGTGSKGNGAAMRVAPLGAYFADDPRRAAEEARLSAEVTHFHPDGQAGAVAVAVAAAWASGARGPARELFDVVLEYTPPGATRRGLERAREWPLDTTPTAAAKELGSGSRVLSEDTVPFVIWCTVRHLEHFEDALWATVSGRGDMDTTCAMVGGIVVLATGQGAIPASWWTAREPLQLRAGR, encoded by the coding sequence ATGTCCTCGTCTGGAAGGCCGGTGGACCACGCCGAGCGGATGGCTCGGGCCCTGCTGTCGCTGGAGGGCCTCTCGGTGGGGGATGGTTTTGGAGAGCGCTTCTTCGCGGCTCGGAGCCTGGTGGCGGAGAGTGTGGCCGCGCGCAGGATGCCGGCGCCCCCGTGGCCGTACACGGATGACACAGAGATGGCGCTGGCCCTGGTCCAGGTGCTCGATGAGCACGGACGGGTGGAGCAGGACCGGCTCGCCCAGCTCTTCGCGAAGCGGTTCCGGGACAATCCCTACCGGGGCTATGGCGGCGGGGCCATTGAAATCCTGGAGCGCATCCACCTGGACATGGACTGGCGGCCGGTGTCGTCGCAGGTCTTCAACGGCACGGGCTCCAAGGGCAATGGCGCGGCGATGCGGGTGGCTCCATTGGGAGCCTACTTCGCGGATGACCCGCGCCGCGCGGCGGAGGAGGCGCGGCTGTCCGCGGAGGTGACGCACTTCCATCCGGATGGGCAGGCGGGGGCCGTGGCCGTGGCGGTCGCCGCGGCGTGGGCTTCGGGGGCGCGAGGGCCCGCGCGCGAGCTGTTCGACGTGGTGCTGGAGTACACGCCTCCAGGGGCGACCCGGCGTGGGTTGGAGCGGGCGCGGGAGTGGCCGCTGGACACGACGCCCACGGCGGCGGCGAAGGAGCTGGGCAGTGGCTCGCGGGTGCTGTCCGAGGACACGGTGCCCTTTGTCATCTGGTGCACAGTGCGGCACCTGGAGCACTTCGAGGACGCGCTGTGGGCCACGGTGTCCGGGCGCGGCGACATGGACACGACGTGCGCCATGGTGGGCGGCATCGTGGTGCTGGCCACGGGGCAGGGGGCGATTCCCGCGTCGTGGTGGACGGCACGGGAGCCGCTCCAGCTTCGCGCGGGGCGGTGA
- a CDS encoding RNA polymerase sigma factor encodes MHAAAIDLPPLTELYNEHRSRALAIARRIVGDSDDAEDVVQDVFARLAWRSPDYGGRAAWTTWLHRVMVNSSINWLRARKRRERLSHEPLEPLSPESQAMGTEMKRHFTEAMREINEQQQHVLYLREVRGLSYPEIARMLRIPEGTVKSTLHRARQRTFGLMAERGHHP; translated from the coding sequence ATGCACGCCGCCGCCATCGACCTTCCGCCACTGACCGAGCTCTACAACGAGCACCGCTCTCGCGCGTTGGCCATTGCCCGGAGAATCGTGGGCGACTCCGATGACGCCGAGGACGTGGTGCAGGACGTCTTCGCCCGGCTGGCCTGGCGGTCACCCGACTACGGCGGACGCGCGGCGTGGACCACGTGGCTCCACCGGGTCATGGTCAACAGCAGCATCAACTGGCTGCGAGCACGCAAGCGCCGCGAGCGGCTGAGCCACGAGCCGCTCGAGCCCCTCTCTCCCGAGAGCCAGGCCATGGGCACCGAGATGAAGCGTCACTTCACCGAGGCCATGCGGGAGATCAACGAACAGCAGCAGCACGTCCTCTACCTGCGCGAGGTGCGAGGACTGAGCTACCCCGAAATCGCCCGCATGCTGCGCATCCCCGAAGGCACCGTGAAGAGCACCCTCCACCGCGCCCGGCAGCGCACCTTCGGCCTCATGGCCGAGCGCGGCCACCACCCCTGA
- a CDS encoding IS3 family transposase (programmed frameshift), which produces MPRRERRKYTPEFKARAVKMVLEEGKSRAQVAKDLDLTRSALEAWMRQSRTDAGQGPSGALTTGEKEELAQLRREVRQLRMEREIPKKRGGLLRQGEHVRFTAIQEEKANYPVAMLCRVLEVSRAGYYAWEGREASARQKANAALVERIQQVHQDSRRTYGSPRVQAELKAQGLPVGRHRVARLMREAGLRARRRRRFVHTTDSKHGLPVAPNVLARAFNPPGPDQTWATDITYVPTREGWLYLAVVLDLFSRRVIGWAMDRCIDRHLVLSALDMALKGRCPPAGLLHHSDRGSQYASEDYQRALAARGIRCSMSRKGNCWDNAVVESFFSTLKTELVHDADFSTREAAKGGLFEFIEVFYNRKRRHSSLGYVSPAEFEKTASQVPLAA; this is translated from the exons ATGCCGAGACGCGAGCGCAGGAAGTACACGCCCGAGTTCAAAGCCCGGGCTGTGAAGATGGTGCTGGAAGAGGGCAAGTCGCGAGCCCAGGTGGCCAAGGACCTGGACCTGACTCGCAGCGCGCTGGAGGCATGGATGAGGCAGTCGCGAACGGACGCGGGCCAGGGGCCGTCCGGGGCGCTGACGACGGGTGAGAAGGAGGAACTCGCCCAGTTGCGGCGCGAGGTGCGCCAGCTGCGGATGGAGCGGGAGATAC CTAAAAAACGCGGCGGCCTTCTTCGCCAAGGAGAGCACGTGAGGTTCACGGCCATCCAGGAGGAGAAGGCGAACTACCCGGTGGCGATGCTGTGCCGTGTGCTGGAGGTGTCCCGAGCGGGCTACTACGCCTGGGAGGGACGTGAAGCGTCGGCACGCCAGAAGGCCAATGCGGCGCTGGTGGAGCGAATCCAGCAGGTGCATCAGGACAGCCGCCGCACCTATGGTAGCCCACGCGTCCAGGCCGAGCTGAAGGCCCAGGGGCTGCCCGTGGGCCGGCACCGCGTGGCCCGGCTCATGCGCGAGGCTGGGCTCCGCGCTCGTCGACGCAGACGGTTCGTGCACACCACGGACTCCAAGCACGGCCTCCCGGTAGCGCCCAACGTGCTGGCTCGCGCCTTCAATCCACCAGGGCCCGACCAGACGTGGGCGACGGACATCACGTACGTGCCCACGCGGGAGGGCTGGCTCTACCTGGCAGTAGTGCTGGACCTCTTCAGTCGGCGCGTCATCGGTTGGGCCATGGACCGCTGCATCGACCGGCACCTGGTGCTTTCGGCTCTCGACATGGCGCTCAAAGGTCGCTGTCCCCCAGCGGGACTGCTGCACCATTCGGATAGGGGCAGCCAATACGCCAGTGAGGACTACCAGCGAGCGCTGGCCGCCCGCGGCATCCGGTGCAGCATGAGCCGCAAGGGCAACTGCTGGGACAACGCCGTGGTGGAGAGCTTCTTCTCCACGCTGAAGACAGAGCTGGTGCACGACGCGGACTTCTCGACGCGCGAGGCGGCGAAGGGTGGCTTGTTCGAGTTCATCGAGGTGTTCTACAACCGCAAGCGGCGGCACTCCTCACTTGGCTACGTCAGTCCCGCCGAGTTCGAAAAGACCGCCTCGCAGGTGCCGCTGGCTGCTTAA
- a CDS encoding carboxypeptidase-like regulatory domain-containing protein — protein sequence MSRAMNGRLGRIAVAGVMTLLALSGSLGCERQAPAPPPALPPPRLPPSLDGTGTVQVRVISGRDQKPLVGAMVAVRRSGELFPIEEPLDPALTDGEGIARISSVPAGELTICARGARHQEFCEEHVGLVAGGTVSSILRPSPGASIRGQVLLADGSPAAGLRLVAVSNEFPPWPRMHTQAMTDVVGHYQLDGVTPGRNGLLLFAPVSFPFLSEAGYLARDALVVGEMDVQMDIHLKALVPVAVKPCHSSRSGKALNLEVSNAFLTSDGGRIPLTRQEEGHWIGRVEAGVYTAEAHAHSGTTELTGEREVDVRRGAPVVIPVSCKPIPSTPSVPSLVSLTPPNPTGPSSFEFAGHVLLPDGTPATGARIIVFDPDSWNRHPCSQWVPPHRHVRFEGSGVAVRLDNKQREVIAWLDKGLYGGIELSNNQGERVVADIRVKEAGAIVGRVDSLEGFTDFTAPQVLLEHDEHGGPTRSLLTATAADGRFVIAGVPPGEVSVYVAGSTTRKRITVRSGEATDVGYLPPAK from the coding sequence GTGTCCCGCGCGATGAACGGAAGGCTTGGAAGGATCGCGGTTGCGGGCGTCATGACGTTGCTCGCCCTGTCGGGCTCGTTGGGATGTGAGCGGCAGGCGCCGGCTCCTCCGCCCGCGCTACCTCCGCCAAGGCTCCCGCCCTCTCTCGACGGCACGGGAACCGTCCAGGTTCGCGTGATCTCCGGGAGGGATCAAAAGCCTCTCGTGGGTGCCATGGTGGCGGTGCGAAGGAGTGGAGAGCTCTTTCCCATCGAAGAGCCGCTGGACCCCGCGCTGACGGACGGCGAGGGGATTGCCCGCATCTCCTCGGTACCCGCAGGGGAACTCACCATCTGTGCGCGAGGTGCGCGACACCAGGAGTTCTGCGAGGAGCACGTCGGACTTGTCGCGGGGGGGACTGTCTCCAGCATCTTGAGGCCCTCTCCAGGAGCCTCCATCCGGGGACAGGTCCTCCTTGCAGATGGCTCTCCAGCGGCGGGGCTGAGACTGGTGGCCGTCAGCAATGAGTTTCCCCCCTGGCCGCGGATGCACACTCAAGCCATGACGGATGTCGTGGGCCATTACCAGCTGGATGGAGTGACCCCCGGAAGAAATGGGCTCCTGCTCTTCGCTCCGGTGTCCTTTCCCTTTCTGTCGGAGGCAGGGTACCTGGCTCGGGACGCGCTGGTCGTAGGGGAGATGGATGTCCAGATGGATATCCATCTCAAAGCGCTTGTCCCTGTCGCGGTGAAGCCTTGCCACTCATCCCGTTCAGGCAAAGCGCTCAACCTGGAGGTATCCAATGCCTTTCTCACGAGCGACGGAGGGCGAATCCCCCTGACGCGACAAGAGGAGGGACATTGGATAGGGCGTGTCGAGGCAGGCGTCTATACCGCCGAGGCCCACGCCCACTCCGGGACAACCGAACTCACGGGCGAGCGAGAAGTGGACGTGCGGCGAGGTGCACCCGTGGTCATCCCCGTCTCCTGCAAACCCATTCCCAGCACACCGAGCGTGCCCAGCCTCGTTTCTCTGACCCCTCCCAATCCGACAGGGCCTTCATCATTCGAGTTCGCCGGGCATGTCCTTCTTCCTGACGGGACACCTGCGACGGGCGCGCGAATCATTGTGTTCGATCCAGACTCGTGGAACAGGCATCCCTGTAGCCAGTGGGTCCCTCCGCATCGTCACGTGCGTTTCGAGGGGTCCGGCGTCGCGGTGAGGCTGGATAACAAGCAGCGCGAGGTCATTGCGTGGCTCGACAAGGGTCTCTACGGCGGCATCGAGCTCTCGAACAACCAGGGAGAGCGAGTCGTCGCGGACATCCGAGTGAAGGAGGCTGGCGCCATCGTGGGCCGCGTTGATTCCCTGGAGGGCTTCACGGATTTCACGGCGCCGCAGGTCTTGCTCGAGCACGATGAGCATGGCGGCCCGACCCGTTCTCTGTTGACCGCGACGGCTGCGGATGGACGTTTTGTGATTGCGGGCGTTCCTCCTGGCGAAGTCTCCGTGTACGTCGCGGGAAGCACCACCAGGAAGCGCATCACCGTCCGGAGCGGAGAGGCGACGGATGTGGGGTATCTCCCGCCCGCGAAATAG